A part of Sulfurifustis variabilis genomic DNA contains:
- a CDS encoding carbon-nitrogen hydrolase family protein, translating to MDRLAAIQMASGPRVDANLAEAERLVAHAARAGARLVALPENFALMALNDADRLAAAEEEGDGPIQDCLSRLARQHGIWLVGGTLPLKTAGATRVRAACLVYDPDGRRAARYDKMHLFDVRLGNGEEYRESNSIEPGGEAVVVETPCGRLGLAICYDLRFPELFRELLAKGAELYAVPSAFTAVTGRAHWETLVRARAIENLAYVLAPDQGGRHANGRETHGETLIVNPWGEVLDRVPKGAGIAIADLDLDYLREARERLPSIHHRRIKA from the coding sequence ACAAATGGCGTCCGGACCTCGCGTGGACGCCAATCTCGCGGAGGCCGAGCGGCTGGTGGCCCATGCGGCGCGCGCGGGCGCCCGGCTGGTCGCTCTGCCCGAAAACTTTGCCCTGATGGCACTGAACGACGCGGACCGTCTCGCCGCCGCCGAAGAGGAGGGCGACGGGCCGATCCAGGACTGCCTCTCCCGGCTCGCGCGGCAGCACGGGATCTGGCTCGTCGGAGGCACGCTTCCCCTCAAGACGGCGGGGGCGACGCGGGTAAGGGCCGCTTGCCTCGTCTACGACCCGGACGGCCGGCGCGCCGCGCGCTATGACAAGATGCACCTGTTCGACGTGCGACTGGGAAACGGGGAGGAGTATCGCGAGTCGAACTCTATCGAGCCGGGCGGCGAGGCGGTCGTGGTGGAGACGCCCTGCGGGCGGCTCGGTCTCGCGATCTGCTACGACTTGCGCTTCCCCGAGCTTTTCCGGGAGCTTCTCGCGAAGGGCGCGGAGCTCTATGCGGTGCCCTCGGCCTTTACCGCCGTCACGGGGCGCGCTCACTGGGAGACCCTCGTGCGCGCGCGTGCAATCGAGAACCTCGCGTACGTCCTCGCCCCCGACCAGGGCGGGCGTCACGCAAACGGGCGCGAGACGCATGGCGAGACGTTGATCGTCAACCCGTGGGGCGAGGTCCTGGACCGCGTACCCAAAGGTGCAGGCATTGCAATCGCCGACCTCGACCTCGATTACCTTCGGGAGGCGCGTGAGCGTCTTCCGAGCATTCATCACCGGAGAATCAAGGCATGA